From Camelina sativa cultivar DH55 chromosome 7, Cs, whole genome shotgun sequence, one genomic window encodes:
- the LOC104703675 gene encoding uncharacterized protein LOC104703675 produces the protein MEALIHHFTLLSDQALVDKTFDPSRIEDLMRLFEVDSYKAWAALESEQQQELEEAEESLLQAELELDRDMEWGMEEYRRTLEEMERMEAAELKELEEKAETARRTGNLMEKAATIAAKRHIAAAMGSAAASMRSAWKTAAGNKVHPS, from the exons ATGGAAGCTCTAATTCACCACTTCACTCTCCTCTCCGACCAAGCCCTTGTCGACAAAACATTCGACCCTTCAAGAATCGAAGACCTCATGCGTCTCTTCGAAGTCGATTCCTACAAAGCTTGGGCAGCTCTCGAGTCCGAACAGCAACAAGAACTCGAAGAAGCTGAAGAATCTCTCCTTCAAGCCGAACTCGAACTCGATCg GGATATGGAGTGGGGGATGGAAGAGTATCGGAGAACGTTGGAGGAGATGGAGAGGATGGAAGCAGCTGAGCTTAAAGAGCTTGAGGAAAAAGCAGAGACTGCTAGGAGAACTGGGAACTTAATGGAGAAAGCTGCGACGATCGCGGCGAAACGGCATATTGCGGCGGCGATGGGATCAGCGGCTGCGTCGATGAGATCGGCTTGGAAGACTGCAGCTGGGAATAAGGTTCATCcatcttga
- the LOC104703676 gene encoding phosphatidylinositol 4-phosphate 5-kinase 8: protein METRAGEREFSNGDVYCGQLKGTLPYGKGKYAWPDGIIYEGDWEEGKISGRGKLMWSSGAKYEGDFSGGYLHGFGTLTSPDGSVYAGAWRMNVRHGLGRKEYCNSDVYDGSWREGLQDGSGSYSWYNGNRFIGNWKKGKMSGRGIMSWANGDLFNGFWLNGLRHGSGVYKYADGGFYFGTWSRGLKDGSGVFYPAGSKHPSLKKWHRHFGYDDTGNFLLSHNSTVNIDDLRNSKAVSRSLSEITTTSGLARTSERYPDDYWSTSDPPRDFMHHGPASKSARSVDSGQSEGRDKNPIVFEREYMQGVLIKERIMSSIDMSHRARPLNLTKEVTVSACVSFLGGRWNHYLMLNLQLGIRYTVGKITPVPPREVRASDFSERARIMMFFPRNGSQYTPPHKSIDFDWKDYCPMVFRNLREMFKLDAADYMMSICGDDGLREISSAGKSGSIFYLSHDDRFVIKTLKRSELKVLLRMLPRYYEHVGDYENTLITKFFGVHRIKLKWGKKVRFVVMGNMFCTELKIHRRYDLKGSTQGRFTEKNKIGEKTTMKDLDLAYELHMDKLLREALFKQIILDCSFLESLQILDYSLLLGLHFRAPDPRTDILDPPNEMSDQESDSDASVDVSLPREPSNPPKGLLMVTHEPNSVNTAPGPHIRGSTLRAFSVGEQEVDLILPGTARLRVQLGVNMPAQAHHKLGQDKEEPGTVELFEVYDVVVYMGMIDILQEYNMKKKVEHTCKSMKYDPMTISAIEPTLYSKRFIDFLLKVFPEKA from the exons ATGGAAACAAG GGCTGGAGAGAGAGAATTCTCAAATGGTGATGTTTATTGTGGTCAACTCAAAGGAACACTTCCTTATGGGAAAGGAAAGTATGCGTGGCCTGATGGAATCATCTACGAGGGTGATTGGGAAGAAGGGAAAATATCCGGGAGAGGTAAACTTATGTGGTCGTCTGGTGCTAAATATGAAGGGGATTTCTCTGGGGGATACCTTCATGGCTTTGGCACATTGACTTCTCCTGATGGATCTGTCTATGCTGGAGCATGGAGAATGAATGTAAGGCACGGTCTAGGTAGGAAAGAGTATTGTAACTCGGATGTATATGATGGCTCATGGAGAGAAGGATTACAAGATGGCAGTGGTAGTTATTCTTGGTACAATGGAAACAGGTTCATTGGGAACTGGAAAAAGGGTAAAATGTCTGGCAGAGGAATTATGAGCTGGGCTAATGGTGATCTCTTTAATGGGTTTTGGTTGAATGGTCTTAGACATGGCTCTGGTGTTTACAAGTATGCTGATGGCGGTTTTTATTTTGGGACCTGGTCACGTGGCCTTAAAGATGGGAGTGGAGTCTTTTATCCTGCTGGAAGTAAACACCCGTCTCTGAAAAAGTGGCATCGGCATTTTGGTTACGATGACACCGGTAATTTCCTCCTATCTCATAATTCAACAGTAAATATTGATGATTTACGGAATTCGAAAGCTGTGTCACGAAGTCTTTCTGAGATAACCACAACAAGTGGACTGGCGAGAACTTCTGAGAGGTATCCTGATGATTATTGGAGCACCAGTGATCCTCCACGAGACTTTATGCATCACGGGCCCGCATCCAAGTCTGCACGGTCTGTTGACTCTGGTCAAAGCGAGGGACGGGATAAGAACCCTATCGTTTTTGAAAGAGAATACATGCAAGGAGTTCTGATCAAAGAACGAATTATGAGTTCTATCGACATGTCACACAGGGCTAGACCTTTGAATCTTACTAAGGAAGTCACAGTTAGCGCTTGTGTGAGCTTTCTAGGGGGAAGGTGGAACCATTATCTAATGCTTAATCTCCAACTTGGTATCAG GTATACTGTTGGGAAAATTACACCAGTGCCTCCGCGGGAAGTTCGTGCTTCTGACTTTAGTGAAAGAGCCAGAATCATGATGTTCTTCCCTAGAAACGGTTCCCAATATACACCTCCGCACAAGTCCATTGATTTCGATTGGAAAGACTATTGCCCTATGGTTTTCag GAATTTGAGGGAAATGTTCAAGTTAGATGCTGCAGACTACATGATGTCTATCTGTGGCGATGATGGCTTGAGGGAAATTTCGTCCGCTGGAAAAAGTGGCAGTATCTTCTACCTTTCTCATGACGACAGATTTGTGATAAAGACACTAAAAAGATCTGAGTTAAAG GTTCTACTCAGGATGTTGCCTAGGTACTATGAACATGTAGGAGACTATGAAAATACGCTCATAACGAAGTTTTTTGGAGTTCACAGAATAAAACTCAAGTGGGGTAAAAAG GTACGATTTGTGGTCATGGGGAATATGTTTTGCACAGAATTGAAGATTCATCGCCGCTATGACCTAAAGGGCTCAACTCAAGGGAGATTTacagaaaagaataaaattggAGAAAAAACTACCATGAAAGATCTTGATCTGGCTTATGAACTTCATATGGACAAGCTGCTGCGAGAAGCTCTCTTCAA GCAAATTATTTTAGACTGTTCCTTCTTGGAATCTCTTCAAATCCTTGATTACAGTCTTCTCTTGGGATTACATTTTAGAGCTCCCGATCCACGTACTGATATCCTGGATCCTCCCAATGAAATGTCAGATCAAGAAAGTGATAGTGATGCATCTGTTGACG TCAGCTTGCCACGTGAACCTTCCAATCCTCCAAAAGGACTATTAATGGTTACTCACGAACCCAACTCCGTTAATACCGCCCCCGGTCCTCACATCAGAGGTAGCACACTACGAGCATTCTCTGTTGGCGAGCAAGAAGTTGATCTTATTCTACCTGGAACTGCAAG GCTCCGGGTGCAGTTAGGAGTGAACATGCCGGCTCAAGCCCACCACAAACTCGGTCAAGACAAGGAGGAGCCGGGAACAGTCGAGCTATTTGAAGTGTACGATGTGGTTGTATACATGGGCATGATTGACATCCTCCAAGAGTAcaacatgaagaagaaagtggaacATACTTGCAAATCTATGAAATATGATCCGATGACAATATCAGCCATCGAGCCTACACTTTACTCTAAGCGATTTATCGATTTCCTCCTTAAGGTATTCCCAGAAAAAGCATAG